Proteins found in one Enterococcus sp. 9D6_DIV0238 genomic segment:
- a CDS encoding VanZ family protein → MKKQLKNSNLYIAFAFLIMAILFFSSSQTYEQQSQVGLLDNVLSSKPFAAQLKGISFSYAGSEVSIKAMGYAKFIEFFIRKGAHFGTYFLLGGSWFIGLNMKLKQPLLVGVVSWLAATGYAGLDEYHQMLTGGRSPLFQDVMLDSFGALSAVFLCLIVLGIKRLSKKR, encoded by the coding sequence TTGAAAAAACAATTAAAAAATAGCAATTTATACATAGCTTTTGCATTTCTGATCATGGCTATCTTGTTTTTTAGCTCATCACAGACTTATGAACAGCAATCTCAGGTTGGGCTATTAGATAATGTATTGAGCAGCAAGCCGTTTGCAGCACAATTAAAAGGAATTTCATTTAGCTATGCGGGCAGTGAAGTTAGTATCAAAGCGATGGGCTATGCTAAATTTATTGAATTCTTTATTCGCAAAGGTGCACATTTTGGGACATACTTTTTGTTGGGTGGAAGCTGGTTTATTGGGTTGAATATGAAGTTAAAACAGCCGCTTCTAGTGGGAGTGGTTTCTTGGTTGGCTGCAACAGGCTATGCTGGGCTAGATGAATATCACCAGATGCTGACAGGAGGGCGTAGCCCGTTGTTTCAGGATGTCATGCTGGATTCCTTTGGTGCATTAAGTGCGGTATTTTTATGTTTGATCGTTCTTGGAATCAAGCGTTTATCTAAAAAGCGGTGA
- a CDS encoding helix-turn-helix domain-containing protein — MEELVEETGMSKRTIEKYLLLIQEELIVYDPTGESRLIYDKHFGCSLYFKDSGEIESFLLFIMQNTVCYQLTYAIFFENISSAVQFAQENYTSESTIWRMIRDFREILQQYDLDIQKGSFQLIGDEYQIRKFAHSVIWNLFKGKQWPFSQVAIQRVDQILTSVEAFFKVELSTLKRQSMAYFIATCLTRNQNGHSVKWSVEVKENTENNELFQEFSECLKEHFEESMWSTAEAAFMFSAVLTVDDCYRDPEIKKRIYDFHEINNTALYQSIVSLRKVAEEHLDNIELSEIEVNHLTPYAFSSHIFCQIFKGFEFSNTRYNYWNRIQLKYPVLISKLASLIDLLAEQTGDTVFFQKNFLIPRYLLMYAFIGRLSQFEKQIRVVLITNLPVLEEERVIVRLDETYKNDYNLEVIQESALNDTEYQLVLSTSKVPKEKIGDVPNLIFNTELTKIDYAELDKVLWQIVKER; from the coding sequence ATGGAAGAACTTGTGGAAGAAACAGGTATGAGCAAACGGACGATTGAAAAATATTTACTACTTATACAAGAGGAATTAATAGTGTATGATCCAACAGGTGAGTCGCGATTGATCTATGATAAGCATTTTGGTTGTTCATTGTATTTTAAGGACTCTGGTGAGATAGAGTCATTCTTGTTGTTTATCATGCAAAACACCGTGTGTTACCAATTAACATATGCGATATTTTTTGAAAATATTAGTTCAGCTGTTCAATTTGCGCAGGAAAATTATACAAGTGAATCTACGATTTGGCGAATGATCCGAGATTTCAGAGAAATTCTACAGCAATATGATCTAGATATTCAAAAAGGAAGCTTTCAATTGATCGGTGATGAATACCAAATCAGAAAGTTTGCTCATTCAGTGATTTGGAATCTATTTAAAGGCAAGCAATGGCCATTTTCACAAGTAGCCATTCAGCGAGTAGATCAAATTCTCACTAGTGTTGAAGCTTTTTTTAAAGTTGAATTGTCTACCTTAAAACGTCAGAGTATGGCTTATTTTATCGCAACTTGCCTTACCAGAAATCAAAATGGACATTCAGTAAAATGGTCTGTTGAGGTTAAGGAAAATACGGAGAATAATGAATTGTTTCAGGAATTTTCTGAATGCCTTAAAGAACATTTTGAAGAAAGCATGTGGTCAACTGCGGAAGCAGCCTTTATGTTTTCAGCCGTTTTGACAGTAGATGATTGCTACCGTGATCCAGAAATCAAAAAAAGAATTTATGATTTTCATGAAATAAATAATACTGCATTGTATCAATCTATCGTCAGTCTAAGAAAAGTGGCGGAAGAGCATTTGGATAATATCGAACTATCAGAAATCGAAGTGAACCATTTAACTCCATATGCGTTTAGCTCTCATATATTTTGCCAGATATTTAAAGGATTTGAGTTCAGTAATACCAGATACAATTATTGGAATCGTATACAACTTAAATATCCTGTACTGATCAGTAAATTAGCGAGTTTGATCGATTTACTTGCAGAGCAAACGGGTGATACTGTATTTTTTCAAAAAAATTTTTTGATTCCACGCTACCTCTTGATGTATGCGTTTATTGGTAGATTATCACAATTTGAAAAGCAAATAAGGGTTGTGTTGATCACGAACTTGCCTGTATTGGAAGAAGAGCGTGTGATTGTTCGCTTAGATGAGACGTATAAAAATGACTACAACTTAGAAGTCATACAGGAATCAGCTCTCAACGATACAGAGTACCAACTGGTGCTATCGACAAGTAAAGTACCAAAAGAAAAAATCGGAGATGTGCCTAATCTTATCTTCAATACTGAACTGACAAAAATCGACTATGCAGAACTTGATAAAGTATTATGGCAGATCGTTAAAGAAAGGTGA
- a CDS encoding collagen binding domain-containing protein — translation MKKFVHGLLTIVLLLQFVMPQIVIAETLINGEELLSLKSATLDSASKKERAIVSLKVGAKTDDEQKAVIQVSSGLTLTPSSTKELVDAAGDVKGTYQITDNTVQLTINGGVNEELSLVAEGQVPEASSEQQVQFSLENTSQVVSLPEQWFVTEDTSLESTTKESSDPTETTSSSITETIPSSENEAVKDVSTRRDPVNIQDFYDELGLTEDFLTNMKLTYTDQDGNSVEKPTIDDLINFHFDFKLDEAVREKMQAGDYYEFDLPDSVKVTQNQTYPLNDAEGNHYADVTIGTDGKITIVFTDEIEHASDIEGNFHFTGEFDKDNIGGPGEIVIVPPGHEDIGETVTIKPNYTGDNIDKNGHFDKEHNPDKIIWNVDVNKALDTLENATVKENFPAGTTYESVKVYQVKVDFEGNVVEGSETLADPSTYTVDADGTVHFNETIDGAYRLEYTTKINEDAKPNEGGLASFQNQAILSSKGIKDATAEATVSTSYGEKIDKARGDYDSDNQTINWKIHYNYGEKDINNGSIIDTFQDEHMYLVDGTIKLYEVSFDQNGRPVRGRQLVEGQDYTLDTSSGHGFEIHFIGTVDTAVDVLYQTGYDGIVDDNTTITNAVKTETGEDDTSSGILNPQNVIKKLGQVDYTNHTVGWNVDVNLNH, via the coding sequence ATGAAAAAATTTGTTCATGGTTTATTAACGATTGTACTACTATTACAATTCGTAATGCCGCAAATTGTCATTGCTGAAACGTTGATCAATGGAGAAGAGCTACTTAGCCTTAAAAGTGCAACTCTAGACTCCGCTAGTAAAAAGGAAAGAGCTATCGTGTCTTTAAAAGTAGGGGCAAAAACAGATGATGAACAAAAAGCAGTGATTCAAGTATCCTCTGGACTAACTCTAACACCTTCTTCTACCAAGGAACTAGTAGATGCAGCCGGGGATGTTAAAGGAACGTATCAAATCACTGATAATACAGTTCAATTAACGATAAATGGTGGAGTGAATGAAGAGTTATCATTGGTGGCAGAAGGTCAAGTGCCTGAAGCTAGTAGTGAACAGCAAGTGCAATTTTCATTAGAAAATACTAGTCAAGTCGTTTCTTTACCTGAACAATGGTTTGTTACGGAGGACACATCGCTTGAATCAACGACAAAAGAATCGAGTGATCCAACTGAAACGACCTCCTCTTCTATAACAGAAACGATCCCTTCATCAGAAAATGAAGCGGTAAAAGATGTCAGTACAAGAAGAGATCCAGTAAATATCCAAGATTTTTATGATGAGCTTGGATTGACAGAGGATTTTTTGACAAATATGAAGCTGACTTATACAGATCAAGATGGTAATTCAGTTGAGAAACCAACGATCGATGATTTGATAAATTTTCATTTTGATTTCAAATTAGATGAAGCTGTTCGGGAAAAAATGCAGGCAGGGGACTATTATGAATTTGACCTTCCTGATTCTGTAAAAGTCACACAAAATCAAACATATCCCCTAAATGATGCTGAGGGTAATCATTATGCAGATGTCACAATAGGCACCGATGGAAAAATCACGATTGTTTTCACGGATGAAATCGAACATGCTTCTGATATTGAAGGGAATTTTCATTTTACAGGGGAGTTTGACAAAGACAATATTGGTGGTCCGGGGGAAATCGTGATCGTTCCTCCTGGTCACGAGGATATTGGCGAAACAGTGACGATCAAGCCGAATTATACAGGCGATAATATAGATAAAAATGGGCATTTCGATAAAGAGCATAATCCAGATAAAATCATTTGGAATGTTGATGTCAATAAAGCTTTGGATACATTGGAAAATGCAACTGTGAAAGAGAATTTTCCAGCTGGCACAACCTATGAGAGTGTCAAAGTATATCAAGTAAAAGTAGATTTTGAAGGAAATGTTGTAGAAGGTTCAGAAACATTAGCGGATCCTAGTACGTATACAGTAGATGCTGATGGGACTGTTCATTTCAACGAGACGATCGATGGTGCTTACCGTTTAGAATATACGACCAAAATCAATGAAGATGCCAAACCGAATGAAGGCGGGCTTGCATCGTTTCAAAATCAAGCAATACTGTCTTCTAAAGGAATCAAAGATGCAACAGCAGAAGCAACTGTTTCAACGAGTTATGGGGAAAAAATCGATAAAGCTAGAGGGGATTATGATTCAGATAATCAAACCATCAATTGGAAAATTCACTATAATTATGGCGAAAAAGATATCAACAATGGTTCTATAATAGATACATTTCAAGATGAACACATGTATTTGGTAGATGGGACGATCAAGCTGTACGAAGTTAGTTTCGATCAAAATGGACGTCCGGTGCGCGGAAGACAATTAGTCGAAGGGCAGGATTATACCTTAGACACTTCTTCAGGCCATGGATTTGAAATTCATTTTATCGGCACGGTAGATACAGCGGTCGATGTATTATATCAAACAGGATACGATGGTATTGTTGATGACAATACAACCATCACAAATGCAGTTAAAACAGAGACGGGGGAAGACGATACCAGCTCAGGTATTTTGAATCCACAAAACGTGATCAAAAAACTAGGCCAAGTGGACTACACAAATCATACAGTCGGCTGGAACGTGGACGTCAATTTGAATCATTAG
- a CDS encoding SpaA isopeptide-forming pilin-related protein, translating into MNNWKMTDTLSKGLTLLEDTLVIYDKDAKKNLVLGTDYTLDYDEATNQFEIIFIGNYVKTDHAFKISYTTAYDPEEVPENDPDKKFTNTAQVTWTTDGGETITNEDVATFKPNEPTKYNGAKSGSYNAQEKAITWTVTVNYGDKDLVNAQLSDPIPANQKYILNSLTIYHYTVTSDGNVIKGNELTQEEYRELGIEQPSAANNQTLIVEFPDNEAGQYLIEFKTDVTNEQIHAEYTNDAVFSNDKYEDHTLHGKVTVNHGDEFGSKSGKQDEDGFVNWSVTLNGSQSKLYDVTVEDIPSANQSIDLDSLHIFGTTVAVDGTITIDRTNELVKDQDYTVELTTDNQTGQQKMTLHFINDYLEFDTPLIMEYKSMVFLEGNKGTVSNQVHITSEGKTEVDDTSDGKTDVTVSEGGGSSSGKRGQMILKKEDNNGNILPKGATFELWDKNKTQILRSGTVDENGLLTFGSLPFGTYILKETGTLTDQGYTIDQSLVDGKKVEITQETTDGEPIVIKNQLGTVQLVKKGEQGQLLSGAEFRLEVYNDETGIWLPKSVNQNLITDNKGVLTIQGLVPGKYRLIETKAPTGYILNTNPVPFEVAENSDHQLIQVGMTDAFINYQAAIRFMKLDEAGNPLAGAVFGLYKKGSTTPVATTTSKPDGRVVFTNVGPGTYEIKEISNPNDYVLNTQVLDNIVVPESSNKPLDPIVLADDFINYKGSAEITKYGETPTETKLLAGVGFVLEDANGKTVAQGTTDQNGRYFVDGLAPGTYYFREVSTGPNEEFLINTEKVKVVIEPNTVGKPETVQVTLTDYQGSFKIKKVDSKGNPLAGAEFSLFKINRELVASGLTSDSNGIVSYEGLAPGRYYLTETKAPLDEDGQEYVKDEYPIWLTIEDEAKGKPATIDLGEFQNFKGKIGLTKTGAGHLSIAGAKFALYKASGENGTEEKLVKIDGKEYIEVGEDGHINIDSLGPGYYKLIEIEAPAGYVINTQPIYFTVREGEETDPPVEEVSIVNYEASITARKVSDDESLETPPLLRTGLSGVEFQILDDKGEAVTVFDSKGNETKTLIANQEGIISASGLHAGRYTLVETKAPDGYILEKEGVPFTIIDQSGATTPINLGDIENHHGSIEIEKKNEHGDLLNGGSFEIRDEDGQVVTVTNALGLKTKTLTALDGKIEAIGLVPGKYSLIETKAPDGYILETNQKIMPFEIARSENGHQKVSFKGTLTNYQGSVELNKIDNDSKKVLTGAEFNLYTSEGKLVKKQLITDQNGQLSVGDLAPGSYYFVEQKAPTGYQLSKDKQPFTIEDKANGKPTQIHLTVTNSKQPVKDHDKKTATPTSQVNISGKLANLGEQSGTSLIIIGVVVLVGLGGYIAYRKKKNK; encoded by the coding sequence ATGAACAACTGGAAAATGACCGATACGTTGAGTAAAGGGCTGACATTATTAGAAGACACACTGGTGATCTATGATAAGGATGCAAAGAAAAACTTGGTTCTCGGAACCGATTATACGTTAGATTACGATGAAGCGACAAATCAGTTCGAAATCATCTTTATAGGCAATTATGTGAAAACAGATCATGCTTTTAAAATCAGCTACACAACTGCATATGATCCGGAGGAAGTGCCGGAGAATGATCCAGATAAAAAATTTACAAACACAGCTCAAGTAACTTGGACCACTGATGGTGGAGAAACGATCACTAATGAAGATGTTGCTACGTTTAAACCGAATGAACCAACAAAATATAATGGGGCAAAATCTGGTTCCTATAATGCACAAGAAAAAGCAATTACTTGGACGGTAACAGTAAACTACGGTGATAAAGACTTAGTGAATGCTCAATTATCTGACCCGATTCCAGCCAATCAAAAATACATCTTAAATTCATTGACTATCTACCATTATACTGTTACAAGTGATGGTAATGTGATCAAAGGAAATGAATTGACACAGGAAGAATACCGTGAGTTAGGGATCGAACAGCCCTCTGCTGCAAATAACCAAACGTTGATCGTGGAATTCCCGGATAATGAGGCGGGACAATATCTGATTGAATTTAAGACGGATGTAACCAACGAACAGATCCATGCTGAGTACACAAATGACGCGGTTTTCAGTAATGATAAATATGAGGATCATACCTTACATGGGAAAGTCACTGTCAATCATGGGGATGAATTTGGTTCTAAAAGTGGAAAACAGGATGAAGATGGCTTTGTGAACTGGTCTGTCACGCTGAATGGCAGTCAGTCAAAATTATATGATGTAACTGTAGAAGATATCCCGTCAGCCAACCAGTCGATCGATTTAGACAGCTTGCATATTTTCGGTACCACTGTTGCGGTGGACGGGACGATCACGATCGATCGGACGAACGAGTTAGTCAAAGATCAGGACTATACGGTTGAATTAACGACAGATAATCAAACAGGACAACAAAAAATGACGCTTCACTTCATAAATGACTATCTAGAGTTTGATACTCCGCTGATCATGGAATACAAGAGCATGGTCTTTCTTGAAGGCAATAAAGGAACTGTTTCTAATCAAGTTCATATTACCAGTGAAGGAAAAACCGAAGTAGATGATACGTCTGACGGTAAAACAGATGTTACGGTAAGTGAAGGCGGCGGCTCCAGCTCAGGAAAACGGGGTCAGATGATTCTAAAAAAAGAAGACAACAATGGCAACATCTTGCCTAAAGGAGCAACTTTTGAATTATGGGATAAAAATAAAACACAAATTCTACGTTCAGGGACAGTTGATGAAAATGGGTTGCTCACATTTGGCAGCTTACCGTTTGGCACATACATCTTAAAAGAAACAGGGACTTTGACAGATCAAGGCTATACGATCGATCAAAGTTTAGTGGATGGAAAAAAAGTAGAGATCACTCAGGAAACAACAGATGGTGAACCGATCGTGATCAAAAATCAGCTTGGAACGGTTCAGCTAGTGAAAAAAGGGGAACAAGGACAATTATTGTCTGGTGCGGAATTTAGGTTAGAAGTCTATAACGATGAAACAGGAATTTGGCTGCCTAAGTCTGTGAATCAGAACTTGATCACTGACAATAAGGGTGTATTGACGATTCAAGGCTTAGTTCCAGGAAAATACCGACTGATCGAAACAAAAGCACCAACAGGCTATATTCTAAATACAAATCCAGTACCGTTTGAAGTCGCTGAAAATAGTGATCATCAACTGATACAGGTGGGGATGACAGATGCCTTTATCAATTATCAAGCAGCTATCCGTTTCATGAAGCTTGATGAAGCAGGCAATCCTCTGGCAGGTGCAGTCTTCGGCTTATATAAAAAAGGAAGTACAACACCTGTCGCCACTACAACCTCTAAACCTGATGGACGTGTTGTGTTCACAAATGTTGGACCAGGCACATATGAGATCAAAGAAATCAGCAATCCCAATGATTATGTCTTAAATACGCAGGTTCTTGACAATATCGTAGTTCCGGAAAGCTCTAATAAGCCGTTAGATCCAATTGTTTTGGCTGATGACTTCATTAACTACAAAGGGAGCGCAGAAATCACAAAATATGGCGAAACACCAACAGAAACAAAACTTTTAGCAGGTGTTGGATTTGTTTTGGAAGATGCGAATGGCAAGACGGTTGCCCAAGGGACGACTGATCAAAATGGACGTTATTTTGTAGATGGATTAGCACCAGGTACCTATTACTTCAGAGAAGTAAGTACGGGGCCTAATGAGGAATTTTTGATCAATACTGAAAAGGTCAAAGTGGTCATTGAACCAAATACAGTAGGAAAGCCTGAAACAGTTCAAGTAACCTTAACTGATTATCAAGGTTCGTTCAAGATAAAAAAAGTCGACAGTAAAGGCAATCCATTGGCTGGAGCAGAGTTTAGCTTATTTAAAATCAACAGAGAGCTAGTTGCTAGCGGCCTGACATCTGATTCAAATGGCATTGTTAGTTACGAAGGTCTAGCGCCTGGTCGCTACTATTTAACAGAAACAAAAGCGCCATTAGATGAAGATGGACAGGAATACGTCAAGGACGAATATCCAATCTGGCTGACTATTGAAGATGAAGCCAAAGGGAAACCTGCAACGATCGATCTAGGGGAGTTCCAAAACTTCAAAGGGAAAATCGGTTTGACTAAAACAGGTGCAGGGCATTTATCTATTGCTGGTGCAAAGTTTGCCTTATATAAAGCTAGCGGTGAAAATGGAACAGAAGAAAAACTGGTTAAAATCGACGGAAAAGAGTACATTGAAGTTGGTGAAGATGGACACATCAATATTGATAGCTTAGGTCCGGGTTATTACAAGCTGATCGAAATTGAAGCACCGGCAGGTTATGTGATCAATACACAGCCGATCTACTTTACTGTTCGTGAAGGAGAAGAAACAGATCCGCCAGTGGAAGAAGTGTCGATCGTCAACTATGAAGCATCGATCACAGCCCGGAAAGTTTCTGATGATGAATCATTAGAAACACCACCTCTCTTAAGAACTGGACTAAGCGGTGTTGAATTCCAAATCCTTGATGACAAGGGCGAGGCTGTGACTGTTTTTGACAGTAAAGGAAACGAAACGAAGACATTGATCGCTAATCAAGAGGGGATAATTTCAGCTAGCGGACTTCATGCAGGAAGGTATACATTAGTTGAAACGAAAGCACCAGATGGTTATATTTTAGAAAAAGAAGGTGTGCCGTTCACGATTATAGATCAGTCCGGGGCAACAACACCGATCAACTTAGGCGATATTGAAAATCATCACGGCAGTATCGAGATTGAAAAGAAAAATGAACATGGCGATCTTTTAAATGGCGGAAGCTTTGAAATTAGAGACGAAGACGGACAAGTCGTTACTGTCACGAATGCATTAGGATTGAAGACAAAGACATTGACTGCGCTTGATGGTAAAATCGAAGCAATAGGGTTGGTTCCAGGAAAGTATTCTCTAATTGAAACGAAAGCGCCAGATGGCTATATTTTAGAAACAAATCAAAAAATCATGCCCTTTGAGATTGCTAGATCTGAAAATGGACATCAGAAGGTGTCATTCAAAGGTACACTAACAAACTATCAAGGATCAGTCGAGTTAAACAAAATCGATAACGACAGTAAAAAAGTGTTGACAGGTGCTGAATTCAATTTATATACAAGTGAAGGAAAATTAGTTAAAAAACAACTGATCACCGATCAAAATGGACAATTATCAGTTGGCGATCTAGCACCGGGTTCTTACTATTTTGTTGAACAAAAAGCGCCGAC